A stretch of Sphingorhabdus sp. YGSMI21 DNA encodes these proteins:
- the uvrB gene encoding excinuclease ABC subunit UvrB, translating to MTELVIRRGLAEPETGADFVPHKPHRPAKSEGGRRFKLVSDFEPAGDQPTAIRELVEGMRDEERDQVLLGVTGSGKTFTMAKVIEQLQRPALILAPNKILAAQLYGEFKNFFPENAVEYFVSYYDYYQPEAYVARSDTYIEKESSVNEAIDRMRHSATRSLLERDDVIIVASVSCLYGIGSVETYSAMVFDLKKEQSVDQRDIIRKLVALQYKRNDMAFARGSFRVRGDNLEIFPSHYEDMAWRISFFGDEIEEIVEFDPLTGKKGASLNKVRVYANSHHVTPGPTMKQAMEAIKFELAERLKELEAEGKLIEHQRLEQRTNFDLEMIAATGSCAGIENYSRFLTGRLPGEPPPTLFEYLPDNALLFVDESHQTVPQIGAMSKGDHRRKINLAEYGFRLPSCIDNRPLRFNEWDAMRPQTVSVSATPGPWEMEQTGGVFSEQVIRPTGLIDPPVEIRPVEDQVDDVINECRKVAEQGYRTLITTLTKRMAEDLTEFMHEAGIKVRYMHSDVETLERIELIRDLRLGVYDVLVGINLLREGLDIPECGLVAILDADKEGFLRSETSLIQTIGRAARNVDGRVILYADRMTGSMERAISETDRRREKQVEYNLEHGITPLSIKKNIGDIVAHATAKDMVTGAVDDDSKPLVGHNLRAHIESLEKQMRDAAADLEFETAGRLRDEIRKLEAEELGLPADLQVAQPKGRSTEGRPGTRKMGYGKVQRK from the coding sequence ATGACAGAATTGGTGATAAGAAGAGGCCTTGCCGAACCCGAAACCGGAGCAGATTTCGTTCCGCACAAGCCCCATCGGCCGGCAAAATCGGAAGGCGGAAGGCGCTTCAAGCTGGTCAGCGATTTTGAACCGGCGGGCGACCAGCCGACGGCTATCCGGGAACTGGTAGAGGGCATGCGCGATGAGGAGCGCGACCAGGTGCTGCTCGGGGTGACCGGGTCGGGCAAGACCTTCACCATGGCCAAGGTGATCGAGCAATTGCAGCGGCCGGCGCTGATTCTGGCGCCGAACAAGATATTGGCGGCGCAGCTGTACGGCGAGTTCAAGAATTTCTTTCCGGAAAATGCCGTCGAATATTTTGTCTCTTATTATGACTATTACCAGCCCGAAGCCTATGTCGCGCGGTCGGATACCTATATCGAGAAGGAAAGCTCGGTAAACGAGGCGATTGACCGGATGCGGCACAGCGCCACCCGTTCGCTGCTCGAGCGCGATGACGTGATCATCGTCGCTTCGGTGTCCTGTCTCTATGGCATCGGCTCGGTCGAGACCTATTCGGCGATGGTCTTTGATCTCAAGAAGGAACAGTCGGTCGACCAGCGGGATATCATCCGCAAGCTGGTGGCGCTGCAGTATAAGCGCAACGATATGGCCTTTGCCCGCGGCAGTTTTCGGGTGCGAGGCGACAATCTCGAGATTTTCCCGTCGCATTATGAAGATATGGCCTGGCGGATCAGCTTTTTCGGTGACGAGATCGAGGAGATTGTCGAATTTGATCCGCTGACCGGCAAGAAGGGCGCGAGCCTGAACAAGGTGCGGGTCTATGCCAATTCGCACCATGTGACGCCGGGGCCGACGATGAAACAGGCGATGGAAGCGATCAAGTTCGAGCTCGCCGAGCGGCTCAAGGAACTGGAGGCGGAAGGCAAATTGATCGAGCATCAGCGGCTGGAGCAAAGAACCAATTTCGATCTCGAGATGATCGCGGCCACCGGCAGCTGCGCCGGTATCGAAAATTATTCGCGCTTCCTGACCGGGCGCTTGCCCGGCGAGCCGCCGCCGACTTTGTTCGAATATCTTCCGGACAATGCGCTTCTGTTCGTCGACGAGAGTCACCAGACCGTGCCGCAAATCGGCGCCATGTCGAAGGGCGATCATCGCCGCAAGATCAACCTCGCGGAATATGGCTTCCGCTTGCCCAGCTGTATCGACAACCGCCCGTTGCGCTTCAACGAGTGGGACGCGATGCGGCCGCAGACGGTCAGCGTGTCGGCGACACCCGGGCCCTGGGAAATGGAGCAGACCGGCGGCGTGTTCAGCGAGCAGGTCATTCGCCCCACCGGGCTGATCGACCCGCCGGTCGAGATCAGACCGGTCGAAGACCAGGTCGACGACGTAATCAACGAATGCCGCAAGGTTGCCGAACAGGGCTATCGGACTTTGATCACCACGCTGACCAAGCGGATGGCCGAAGATCTGACCGAGTTCATGCACGAGGCCGGGATCAAGGTCCGCTATATGCACAGCGATGTCGAGACACTGGAGCGGATCGAGCTGATCCGCGACCTGCGGCTGGGCGTCTATGACGTGCTGGTCGGTATCAACCTGCTGCGCGAAGGTCTCGATATTCCGGAATGCGGGCTGGTGGCGATACTGGACGCCGACAAGGAAGGTTTTCTGCGCAGCGAGACCTCCCTGATCCAGACCATCGGCCGCGCCGCGCGCAATGTCGACGGCCGGGTCATTCTCTACGCCGACCGGATGACCGGCTCGATGGAGCGCGCGATCAGCGAGACCGACCGCCGCCGCGAGAAGCAGGTCGAATATAATCTCGAGCACGGCATCACGCCGCTGTCGATCAAGAAGAATATCGGTGATATCGTCGCCCACGCCACGGCCAAGGACATGGTCACCGGCGCGGTCGACGACGACAGCAAGCCTCTGGTCGGTCACAATCTGCGCGCCCATATCGAAAGCCTCGAAAAACAGATGCGCGATGCAGCGGCCGATCTGGAATTCGAAACCGCAGGCCGCCTGCGCGACGAAATCCGCAAACTGGAAGCCGAAGAACTGGGCCTGCCCGCCGACTTGCAGGTCGCCCAGCCGAAAGGCCGATCGACCGAGGGACGGCCGGGGACGCGGAAAATGGGCTATGGCAAGGTGCAACGGAAGTGA
- a CDS encoding methyltransferase yields the protein MRASIFLTLAASALAIAGAVHATETSPVTADVAADRTADLETAVTAPGRDAADVALDGSRSPAEVLAFMGLETGDAVLDIFAGGGYYSEILARAVGPDGSVIAVNPPQFVSSEQSKEKWASVTARQPNVTMVPSQLPDYKPAENSVDFAMLHLIYHDFYWQSEKFKFDRMDPAAVLANLYAGMKPGGVVAVIDHVGVPGDTRAVVEKTHRIDPATARADFLKAGFVLDGESEMFINADDDLETNVFDPAVRGKTSRFVMRFRKPG from the coding sequence ATGCGTGCTTCGATATTCCTGACATTGGCGGCTTCTGCCCTGGCGATTGCCGGTGCGGTCCATGCCACAGAGACCTCGCCGGTAACCGCGGATGTCGCAGCGGACAGGACTGCCGATTTGGAGACGGCTGTGACCGCTCCCGGGCGGGACGCGGCGGATGTCGCGCTCGACGGGAGTCGCAGTCCGGCCGAAGTGCTCGCTTTCATGGGGCTGGAGACCGGTGATGCCGTGCTCGATATTTTTGCCGGCGGTGGCTATTATAGCGAAATTCTGGCGCGTGCGGTCGGTCCGGACGGATCGGTTATCGCGGTCAATCCGCCGCAATTTGTTTCCAGCGAGCAGTCGAAGGAAAAATGGGCGAGCGTCACTGCGCGGCAGCCCAATGTGACAATGGTGCCTTCGCAATTGCCCGATTACAAGCCGGCGGAAAACAGCGTGGATTTTGCTATGCTCCATCTGATCTACCATGATTTTTACTGGCAGAGCGAAAAGTTCAAGTTCGACAGGATGGATCCGGCTGCCGTGCTGGCCAATCTCTATGCCGGCATGAAGCCCGGCGGTGTGGTCGCCGTGATCGACCATGTCGGTGTGCCGGGCGATACCCGCGCGGTGGTCGAGAAAACCCACCGGATTGATCCGGCGACCGCCCGCGCCGATTTCCTCAAGGCCGGGTTCGTGCTGGACGGGGAAAGCGAGATGTTCATCAACGCCGATGATGACCTGGAAACGAATGTCTTCGATCCGGCGGTACGCGGTAAAACCAGCCGCTTCGTCATGCGATTTCGCAAGCCCGGATAG
- a CDS encoding thioredoxin family protein yields the protein MRNFPAFTAATIAAIALASPLAAAQRNGAIAQDFKLTDVNGKTVQLSQFRGKTVVLEWHNPGCPFVAKHYNSGNMQATQTAALQQGAVWLTINSGAKGKQGHMTGVEAKALIAEQKIRSTHYLFDTRGVVGKAYGAKTTPHMYIIDGSGTLVYQGGIDDKPTANVADIKTARNHVLAALKEIKAGDRVSVAQARPYGCSVKYAS from the coding sequence ATGCGAAACTTTCCAGCCTTCACAGCAGCAACCATTGCAGCGATCGCATTGGCCAGCCCGCTGGCGGCGGCCCAGAGAAACGGTGCCATCGCCCAGGATTTCAAACTTACCGACGTGAACGGCAAGACGGTGCAGCTGTCGCAGTTCCGCGGCAAGACCGTGGTGCTGGAATGGCACAATCCTGGCTGCCCTTTCGTGGCCAAACATTATAACAGCGGCAATATGCAGGCGACCCAGACGGCAGCCCTTCAGCAGGGTGCGGTCTGGCTGACCATCAACAGCGGCGCCAAGGGCAAACAGGGTCATATGACCGGCGTCGAGGCGAAGGCGCTGATCGCAGAACAGAAGATCCGGTCCACCCATTATCTGTTCGATACCAGGGGCGTAGTGGGCAAGGCCTATGGTGCCAAGACCACGCCACATATGTATATCATCGATGGTTCGGGGACTTTGGTCTACCAGGGCGGAATAGACGACAAGCCCACGGCGAATGTCGCCGATATCAAAACTGCCCGCAATCATGTGCTGGCAGCGCTGAAAGAGATCAAGGCCGGCGACAGGGTAAGCGTTGCCCAGGCGCGGCCTTACGGTTGCTCGGTAAAATATGCATCCTGA
- a CDS encoding protein-disulfide reductase DsbD domain-containing protein, translating into MTSDFRLFSIMLMFAALFLAPAAQAQNRLGNAELNVPATLVAESQQVKAGESVTLAFVMEPKPTWHGYWENPGDAGIGMSFDWTLPAGVTAGTAKFQVPDRLLISGIMNYIYKGDYAVLVTLSLSDAVRPGPLPISVKSEWLSCTDEICVPEQDELSITLQVVGKDASVVPDKKFDGFRAALPRPLGSEGSFAVDGDLFRLSIPLPADIEIDQPYFFILEDGVVDYAAPQTFNRDGDRLILETGARGDGFESISGILKIGDHNGFLVTASKGEVAMTGLPLTGESATNSSEAGTSLLFVALGGAILGGLLLNLMPCVFPILSLKAISLAKAGGNEAVVRRDALAYTAGVVLVATALGAVLLGLRASGAAVGWAFQLQDPRIIFVLLALVTAIGLNLAGLFELPNINFGNKLTRKDGAAGSFWTGALAAFVATPCTGPFMAAALGATIVLPPIAALVIFAGLGVGLALPFLLIAFVPAIRSRLPKPGPWLDSFRKIMAIPMFLTGIGLIWLLGRQIGTDALGLSLVFLLTVSLILWWFGGGQMKDLSRGALTSAAMVAAIVGGIIALPGQEAMKNQKLAHASGATLPSEPFSETRLSELRASGQPVFAYFTADWCITCKANEAAAIQRSETAEAFKAADVAVLMGDWTRPDPVISRFLEKHGRAGVPLYLYYAPGKEPVILPQILTVATLTELVGKAV; encoded by the coding sequence ATGACATCTGATTTTCGCCTATTTTCGATCATGCTCATGTTCGCGGCGCTGTTTCTGGCCCCGGCTGCGCAAGCGCAGAACCGGCTGGGCAATGCAGAGCTGAATGTGCCGGCCACATTGGTGGCGGAATCGCAGCAGGTGAAGGCGGGAGAAAGCGTCACTCTCGCCTTTGTCATGGAACCGAAGCCGACCTGGCACGGCTATTGGGAAAATCCCGGCGATGCCGGCATCGGCATGAGCTTTGACTGGACCTTGCCCGCGGGCGTCACCGCCGGAACGGCAAAATTTCAGGTTCCCGACCGGCTGCTAATCTCGGGGATCATGAACTATATCTACAAGGGCGACTATGCCGTCCTTGTCACCCTCTCTCTGTCCGACGCCGTCCGTCCCGGACCGCTGCCGATATCGGTAAAATCCGAATGGCTGTCCTGCACCGACGAGATTTGCGTGCCCGAACAGGACGAACTGTCGATCACCCTGCAGGTTGTCGGCAAGGACGCATCGGTCGTACCGGACAAGAAATTTGACGGATTCCGCGCCGCTCTTCCCCGCCCTCTCGGCAGCGAAGGCAGTTTTGCCGTGGACGGAGACCTGTTTCGCCTGTCCATTCCGCTGCCCGCCGATATCGAGATCGACCAGCCCTATTTCTTCATTCTGGAAGACGGTGTGGTCGACTATGCCGCGCCCCAGACATTCAACCGCGATGGCGACCGTCTGATCCTCGAAACCGGCGCGCGCGGCGACGGCTTTGAATCCATAAGCGGCATATTGAAAATCGGCGATCACAACGGCTTTCTGGTCACCGCCAGCAAAGGCGAAGTCGCGATGACCGGCCTTCCTCTTACTGGCGAAAGCGCGACAAACAGCAGCGAGGCGGGCACCTCGCTGCTGTTTGTCGCGCTAGGCGGCGCGATATTGGGCGGCCTGCTGCTCAACCTGATGCCCTGCGTTTTCCCGATACTCAGCCTGAAAGCGATCAGCCTCGCCAAGGCCGGCGGCAATGAAGCGGTCGTCCGGCGCGATGCTCTGGCCTATACGGCGGGTGTCGTGCTGGTTGCCACAGCGCTCGGCGCGGTCCTGCTTGGCCTGAGGGCCAGCGGAGCCGCGGTCGGCTGGGCATTTCAGCTGCAGGACCCGCGGATCATCTTTGTGCTGCTTGCGCTGGTGACCGCCATCGGCCTCAACCTTGCGGGCCTGTTCGAACTGCCCAATATCAATTTCGGCAACAAGCTCACACGGAAGGACGGCGCCGCCGGATCCTTCTGGACCGGCGCGCTGGCCGCCTTTGTCGCCACTCCTTGCACCGGCCCGTTCATGGCCGCAGCTCTCGGCGCGACCATCGTCTTGCCACCGATCGCCGCGTTGGTGATTTTCGCAGGTCTGGGCGTCGGCCTCGCCCTGCCCTTTCTCCTGATCGCCTTCGTCCCGGCTATCCGCAGCCGGCTGCCCAAACCCGGGCCCTGGCTGGACAGTTTCCGCAAGATCATGGCGATCCCGATGTTCCTCACCGGCATCGGCCTGATCTGGCTCCTCGGTCGCCAGATCGGCACCGATGCGCTAGGGCTGTCGCTGGTCTTCCTGCTCACGGTCAGCCTGATCCTGTGGTGGTTCGGCGGGGGCCAGATGAAGGACCTGTCGCGCGGTGCGCTGACCAGCGCTGCCATGGTTGCCGCCATAGTAGGCGGCATCATCGCCCTGCCCGGCCAAGAGGCAATGAAGAACCAGAAGCTGGCCCATGCCTCCGGAGCGACGCTGCCAAGCGAGCCTTTCAGCGAGACACGCCTAAGCGAGCTCCGGGCATCCGGCCAGCCGGTCTTTGCCTATTTCACCGCCGACTGGTGTATCACCTGCAAGGCTAATGAAGCCGCCGCCATCCAGCGCAGCGAGACCGCCGAGGCTTTTAAAGCCGCCGACGTCGCCGTGCTGATGGGCGACTGGACTCGGCCTGATCCGGTGATCAGCAGATTTCTGGAAAAACACGGTCGCGCGGGCGTACCGCTCTATCTCTATTATGCGCCCGGTAAAGAACCGGTCATCCTGCCGCAGATTCTCACGGTGGCGACATTGACAGAACTCGTGGGCAAGGCAGTATAA
- a CDS encoding alkaline phosphatase family protein — MTLVTALTASIIFSGSANAEDHSGTDKAPPKLVVAISVDQFSADLFSEYRRSFTGGLDRLANGAVFPSGYQSHAATETCPGHSTIMTGVHSGRAGIIANNWIDLSIAREDKTVYCAEDERIDGTSFGDITAPTQGDYVASVWHLLVPTLGDRLKKISPESRNVAVAGKDRAALMMGGHDVDEIYWWKGKGFSTLQGRTTMPAIAALNESIASTIDKARPAYAVPAHCAARNARIAHGEGKSVGDYAFQRPEGAASIYRGSPDFDGSVIDAATVLLNELKLGQGEATDILSIGLSATDYIGHGFGTEGLEMCIQMSELDRSLGEFFDILDGEGIDYVVMLTADHGGLDLPERMSLQGVPTAARIDPNLNAKTIGKKVAEGLQISGDKPVLFADGPFGDYYVSTDLSEMQRKQVKDSAIALIAAHAQVEMVLDRDEIAATDVPRGSPEEWTLKQRARASFHPDRSGDFVVLLKKGITPIATTARGYVATHGSPWDYDRRVPLLFWHQGIRQFEQPLSVMTVDIAPTLGALVGVEIPADETDGQCLDIDGGPANSCE; from the coding sequence TTGACCCTAGTTACAGCCCTGACCGCGTCTATCATATTTTCCGGCAGCGCAAATGCGGAAGATCACAGCGGCACCGACAAAGCCCCGCCAAAGCTGGTTGTCGCCATTTCGGTGGACCAGTTTTCCGCCGATCTGTTCAGCGAATATCGCCGCAGCTTCACCGGGGGGCTGGACCGGCTGGCGAATGGCGCGGTCTTTCCGTCCGGTTACCAGTCGCATGCCGCGACCGAAACCTGCCCGGGTCATTCGACGATCATGACCGGCGTCCATTCCGGCCGCGCGGGCATCATTGCCAATAACTGGATCGACCTGTCGATCGCGCGCGAGGACAAGACCGTCTATTGCGCCGAGGACGAGCGGATCGACGGCACCAGCTTTGGCGATATTACGGCTCCAACGCAGGGCGATTATGTCGCTTCGGTCTGGCATCTGCTGGTGCCGACTTTGGGCGACCGGCTTAAAAAAATCTCGCCCGAGTCCCGCAATGTTGCAGTTGCGGGCAAGGACCGGGCCGCTCTGATGATGGGCGGCCATGATGTCGACGAGATCTACTGGTGGAAAGGCAAGGGCTTTTCCACGCTGCAGGGCCGCACGACAATGCCGGCAATCGCCGCGCTCAACGAGTCCATTGCTTCGACTATCGACAAGGCGCGCCCAGCTTATGCGGTGCCGGCCCATTGTGCTGCGCGCAACGCCCGCATTGCGCATGGCGAGGGCAAGTCGGTCGGCGACTATGCCTTCCAGCGTCCCGAAGGTGCGGCGAGCATTTACCGCGGTTCTCCGGACTTCGACGGATCGGTGATCGATGCAGCCACCGTCTTGCTCAACGAGCTCAAGCTGGGGCAGGGCGAAGCCACCGACATCTTGTCGATCGGACTGTCGGCCACCGATTATATCGGCCATGGCTTTGGCACCGAAGGGCTGGAGATGTGCATCCAGATGAGCGAGCTGGACCGGTCGCTGGGCGAATTTTTCGATATTTTGGACGGCGAGGGCATTGATTATGTCGTCATGCTGACCGCCGATCACGGCGGCCTGGATCTGCCGGAGCGAATGAGCCTGCAGGGCGTGCCGACCGCAGCGCGGATCGATCCCAATCTCAATGCAAAGACCATCGGCAAGAAGGTAGCCGAAGGGTTGCAGATTTCCGGCGACAAGCCCGTGCTCTTCGCCGACGGACCCTTTGGTGATTATTATGTCAGCACCGACCTTTCCGAAATGCAGCGCAAACAGGTCAAGGATAGCGCTATCGCCCTGATCGCCGCTCATGCGCAGGTGGAAATGGTGCTGGATCGCGACGAGATTGCCGCGACAGACGTGCCGCGCGGGTCACCCGAGGAATGGACGCTCAAACAGCGCGCCCGCGCCTCGTTCCATCCCGACCGGTCCGGCGATTTCGTCGTTCTGCTGAAAAAGGGCATAACCCCGATTGCCACGACCGCGCGCGGATATGTCGCAACCCATGGCAGCCCTTGGGACTATGACCGCCGGGTTCCGCTATTATTCTGGCACCAAGGCATCCGGCAATTTGAACAGCCGCTGTCGGTGATGACTGTCGATATCGCCCCGACGCTGGGCGCGCTTGTCGGTGTGGAAATTCCCGCCGACGAAACCGACGGACAATGTCTGGATATTGACGGCGGACCGGCAAACAGCTGCGAGTGA
- a CDS encoding right-handed parallel beta-helix repeat-containing protein — protein MNFKTPLIAAIITASVAGTAVQAQRDAPFKVQETGETFGRLAEAVAAIGGNNATIVIAPGSYGDCAVQKAGRITYKAAVPGQTIFDGGVCEGKASLVLRGKAATINGIIFQNQRVPDGNGAGIRIERGDLYIYNAMFRNAEQGILSADDPSAEIVIDRSTFQRLGRCDRGLSCAHSIYIGDFRSLKVTNSRFEKGSGGHYVKSRAPRATINNNSFDDTQGRATNYMIDLPAGATGVISGNVFVQGQNKENWSAFIAIAAEDRDHSSEGLNIHSNSASLAKGVNRNTWFVADWSGDQLRIANNSLGRGLTRYQRR, from the coding sequence ATGAATTTCAAGACCCCGCTGATCGCCGCAATCATCACGGCTTCTGTCGCCGGAACCGCGGTGCAGGCGCAGCGCGATGCGCCGTTCAAGGTTCAGGAAACCGGCGAAACCTTTGGTCGTCTGGCCGAGGCGGTTGCAGCCATCGGCGGCAATAACGCCACGATCGTAATCGCGCCCGGATCCTATGGCGATTGCGCCGTCCAGAAAGCCGGCCGTATCACCTACAAGGCAGCGGTCCCCGGCCAGACCATATTCGATGGCGGTGTTTGCGAGGGCAAGGCCAGTCTCGTGCTGCGCGGCAAGGCGGCCACGATCAACGGCATCATCTTCCAGAACCAGCGGGTTCCCGACGGCAATGGCGCCGGCATCCGGATCGAGCGCGGTGATCTCTATATCTACAACGCCATGTTCCGGAACGCCGAACAGGGCATATTGAGCGCCGATGACCCGAGCGCGGAAATCGTCATCGACCGGTCGACCTTCCAGCGGCTGGGACGCTGCGATCGCGGCCTGTCCTGCGCGCACAGCATCTATATCGGCGATTTCCGATCGCTGAAGGTGACCAACAGCCGGTTCGAAAAGGGCAGCGGCGGCCATTATGTCAAAAGCCGCGCACCCCGGGCGACGATCAACAACAACAGCTTTGATGACACGCAGGGGCGCGCGACCAATTACATGATCGACCTGCCGGCCGGTGCTACTGGTGTGATCAGCGGCAATGTTTTCGTGCAGGGGCAGAACAAGGAAAACTGGAGCGCCTTCATTGCCATCGCCGCCGAAGACCGCGACCATAGTTCAGAGGGGCTCAACATCCACTCCAACAGCGCCTCGCTCGCCAAAGGCGTGAACCGGAACACCTGGTTTGTTGCCGACTGGAGCGGTGACCAGCTGCGGATTGCCAACAATAGCCTCGGACGCGGCCTGACCCGATACCAGCGGCGCTAG
- the metH gene encoding methionine synthase, whose translation MTQSSSTNFVNIGERTNVTGSARFKKLILNDDYEAAVEVARQQVENGAQVIDINMDEGLLDAHHAMTTFLKLISAEPDIARVPVMIDSSKWSVIEAGLKCVSGKPIVNSISMKEGEEEFLKHARKCMAYGAAVVVMAFDETGQADTRDRKVEICERAYKLLTGIGFPPEDIIFDPNVFAIATGIDEHRRYGVDFIEATREIRKRCPHVHISGGLSNLSFSFRGNEPVRKAMHSVFLYHAIPAGMDMAIVNAGQLDIYDDIDPELRELCEDVIFDRREDATDRLITLAEKFRGTDEVAEKAAAEWRGYEVHKRLEHALVKGIDAHIIEDTEEMRLAVKAREGRPIEVIEGPLMDGMNVVGDLFGSGKMFLPQVVKSARVMKKAVAHLFPYIEAEKDENAKGKGKIIMATVKGDVHDIGKNIVGVVLQCNGFEVIDLGVMVAWTDILKAANENDADIIGLSGLITPSLDEMVTVAEEMERAKMSVPLLIGGATTSKTHTALRIEPAYSGPTIYVLDASRAVGVASQLVSDTQAEPFIAKTREDYEQVRIARAGKTGKKLATLEEARANAAVVDMSLKAPAPAKPGLHVYEDWDLADLRDYIDWTPFFRAWELAGNYPAILTDKIVGESATDLFRDAQVMLDQIIEEKWLTAKGVAGIWRARRENDDILVSPENAEFTLPMLRQQVVKRGGKPNNCLADFIDSQDDWIGGFAVTAGHGIEEHVQRFEMDKDDYNSILLKALADRLAEAFAERMHEHVRKDLWGYAADEHLNNKDLIREKYQGIRPAPGYPACPDHSLKPILFDMLDATENTGIELTSGFAMTPTAAVSGFYFAHPQADYFGVARIGEDQVEEYATRRGVSVDQARQWLRPNLNE comes from the coding sequence ATGACACAGTCCTCTTCCACCAATTTCGTCAATATCGGCGAACGCACCAATGTTACCGGCTCTGCCCGCTTCAAGAAGCTCATCCTCAATGATGATTATGAGGCTGCGGTCGAAGTCGCTCGCCAGCAGGTCGAGAATGGCGCGCAGGTGATCGATATCAACATGGACGAAGGCCTGCTCGACGCGCATCATGCGATGACCACCTTTCTCAAGCTGATCTCCGCCGAGCCCGATATCGCGCGGGTCCCCGTGATGATCGACAGCAGCAAATGGTCGGTGATCGAGGCGGGCCTGAAATGCGTCTCCGGCAAGCCGATTGTCAACTCGATCTCGATGAAGGAAGGCGAGGAAGAATTCCTCAAACATGCGCGCAAGTGCATGGCTTATGGCGCTGCCGTCGTGGTCATGGCCTTTGATGAAACCGGACAGGCCGACACCAGGGACCGCAAGGTCGAGATTTGCGAACGCGCCTACAAGCTGCTGACCGGCATCGGCTTTCCGCCGGAAGATATCATCTTCGACCCCAATGTCTTTGCCATCGCCACCGGGATTGACGAGCATCGCCGCTACGGCGTCGACTTTATCGAGGCGACGCGGGAAATCCGCAAACGCTGCCCGCATGTCCATATTTCCGGCGGCCTTTCCAACCTCTCTTTCAGCTTCCGCGGCAACGAACCGGTGCGCAAGGCAATGCACAGCGTCTTTCTCTACCACGCGATCCCTGCCGGTATGGATATGGCGATCGTCAACGCCGGTCAGCTTGATATTTACGACGACATCGATCCCGAACTGCGCGAACTTTGCGAAGATGTGATATTCGACCGGCGCGAGGATGCGACCGACCGGCTGATCACGCTCGCCGAAAAATTTCGCGGCACCGACGAAGTGGCGGAAAAGGCAGCGGCAGAGTGGCGCGGCTATGAAGTGCACAAGCGGCTGGAACATGCGCTGGTCAAGGGTATCGACGCCCATATCATCGAAGATACCGAGGAAATGCGCCTCGCCGTCAAGGCGCGCGAAGGCCGCCCGATCGAAGTGATCGAAGGCCCGTTGATGGACGGCATGAATGTCGTCGGCGATCTGTTCGGTTCGGGCAAGATGTTCCTGCCGCAGGTGGTGAAATCCGCGCGCGTGATGAAGAAGGCCGTCGCCCATCTCTTCCCCTATATCGAAGCCGAGAAGGACGAGAATGCCAAGGGCAAGGGCAAGATCATCATGGCCACGGTCAAGGGCGATGTGCATGATATCGGCAAGAATATCGTCGGCGTCGTGTTGCAGTGTAACGGCTTTGAAGTCATCGATCTGGGCGTGATGGTCGCGTGGACCGATATATTGAAGGCCGCGAATGAAAATGACGCCGATATCATTGGGCTGTCGGGGTTGATTACGCCCTCGCTCGATGAAATGGTGACCGTTGCGGAAGAAATGGAACGGGCAAAAATGTCGGTGCCGCTGCTGATCGGCGGCGCGACCACGTCAAAAACGCACACGGCGCTGCGGATAGAACCTGCCTATTCCGGACCCACGATCTATGTGCTGGACGCCAGCCGCGCCGTCGGCGTGGCGTCGCAACTGGTCAGCGACACCCAGGCCGAACCCTTTATCGCGAAGACCCGCGAAGATTACGAGCAGGTGCGGATCGCACGCGCCGGCAAGACCGGGAAGAAACTGGCAACACTCGAAGAAGCCCGTGCCAATGCCGCTGTGGTCGACATGAGCCTCAAGGCCCCGGCACCAGCCAAGCCGGGATTGCACGTCTATGAGGACTGGGACCTTGCCGATTTACGCGACTATATCGACTGGACGCCGTTTTTCCGCGCCTGGGAACTGGCGGGCAATTATCCCGCGATCCTGACCGACAAGATCGTCGGCGAGAGCGCAACGGACCTGTTCCGCGACGCGCAGGTGATGCTTGACCAGATTATCGAGGAAAAATGGCTGACCGCTAAAGGCGTGGCCGGTATCTGGCGGGCGCGGCGCGAGAATGACGATATTCTCGTCTCGCCGGAAAATGCGGAATTCACGCTGCCGATGCTGCGGCAGCAGGTGGTCAAGCGCGGCGGCAAGCCGAACAATTGCCTCGCCGATTTCATCGATAGCCAGGACGACTGGATCGGCGGCTTTGCCGTCACCGCCGGTCACGGTATCGAAGAACATGTCCAGCGGTTCGAGATGGACAAGGATGACTATAACAGCATCCTGCTGAAGGCGCTGGCTGACCGGCTGGCCGAGGCCTTTGCCGAGCGCATGCACGAACATGTCCGGAAAGACCTGTGGGGCTATGCCGCGGACGAGCATTTGAACAACAAGGATCTGATCCGCGAGAAATATCAGGGCATTCGCCCTGCCCCCGGCTATCCCGCCTGCCCGGACCATAGTCTGAAACCGATATTGTTCGACATGCTGGATGCAACAGAGAATACCGGTATCGAGCTGACCAGCGGCTTTGCAATGACGCCGACCGCTGCGGTTTCCGGTTTCTATTTTGCCCATCCGCAGGCCGATTATTTCGGCGTGGCCCGGATCGGCGAGGACCAGGTCGAGGAATATGCGACGAGACGCGGTGTGTCGGTGGATCAGGCACGACAGTGGCTGCGCCCCAATCTCAACGAATAA